The following proteins are encoded in a genomic region of Rubrobacter xylanophilus DSM 9941:
- a CDS encoding alpha/beta fold hydrolase — translation MSTALIIVFVAALLLVGVSLALGRMTHQVESAPETEFLELEGTWVRYGVTGGGPPVVLVHGWLSSSRIWDQLAGRLAQRFTVYTLDLSGFGDSDKPLSGYGIRYGSRLLYAFCAHFGLTHASVVGHDLGANMAIKLAADHPDVVGRLVVVAAPAQEDQIDLPTPLWLATLPVVGPLFYMLGKVLRPVRVLWMRPFVADPDDLPEDVVEDAARSTPAAVSKTLRVARRELSGGRLARQARMVRVPALIVAGEEDQIVDPHSAAVWGRSLDQSEVCLMDGCGHLPMVERVAEFNAQVLAFLTGDARYLDYVERFPGPPAGEEPTEPVEPVPEEGAGEGTGGPGEREEIGGLRNGRSGPRAGGERLFPDLPENLFEWPGSWEEFRSGRRRRSGDEEPGGREGEAGSSR, via the coding sequence ATGAGCACGGCCCTGATCATCGTCTTCGTCGCGGCGCTGCTGCTCGTGGGCGTCTCGCTCGCGCTCGGGCGGATGACCCACCAGGTGGAGAGCGCCCCCGAGACGGAGTTCCTCGAGCTGGAGGGCACCTGGGTCCGCTACGGGGTGACCGGCGGCGGCCCTCCGGTGGTGCTGGTTCACGGCTGGCTCTCCTCCTCCCGCATCTGGGACCAGCTGGCGGGCAGGCTCGCCCAGCGCTTCACCGTCTACACGCTGGATCTGAGCGGCTTCGGCGACTCCGACAAGCCGCTCTCCGGGTACGGCATCCGCTACGGCAGCCGCCTGCTCTACGCCTTCTGCGCCCACTTCGGGCTCACCCACGCCAGCGTGGTGGGCCACGATCTGGGGGCGAACATGGCCATCAAGCTGGCCGCCGACCACCCGGACGTGGTGGGGCGCCTCGTCGTCGTCGCCGCGCCGGCCCAGGAGGACCAGATCGACCTGCCCACCCCGCTGTGGCTGGCCACCCTGCCGGTCGTGGGGCCTCTCTTCTACATGCTGGGCAAGGTCTTGCGCCCGGTGCGGGTGCTCTGGATGCGCCCGTTCGTGGCCGACCCGGACGATCTGCCGGAGGACGTGGTGGAGGACGCCGCCCGCTCTACCCCCGCGGCGGTGAGCAAGACGCTGCGGGTGGCGCGCCGGGAGCTCTCCGGGGGGCGACTCGCCCGGCAGGCCCGGATGGTCCGGGTCCCCGCCCTGATCGTGGCGGGGGAGGAGGACCAGATAGTCGATCCCCACTCGGCGGCGGTGTGGGGGCGCAGCCTCGACCAGTCGGAGGTCTGTCTGATGGACGGCTGCGGCCACCTCCCGATGGTGGAGCGGGTCGCGGAGTTCAACGCCCAGGTTCTGGCCTTTCTCACCGGCGACGCGCGCTACCTGGACTACGTGGAGCGCTTCCCCGGCCCCCCGGCCGGCGAGGAGCCCACCGAGCCGGTCGAGCCCGTCCCGGAGGAGGGGGCTGGGGAAGGGACCGGGGGGCCCGGCGAGCGGGAGGAGATCGGGGGGCTGCGCAACGGCCGCTCCGGGCCGAGGGCCGGAGGGGAGCGCCTCTTCCCCGACCTCCCGGAGAACCTCTTCGAGTGGCCCGGAAGCTGGGAGGAGTTCCGTTCCGGCCGCCGCAGACGCTCCGGGGACGAGGAGCCCGGCGGGCGGGAGGGCGAGGCCGGCTCCTCTAGGTGA
- a CDS encoding GNAT family N-acetyltransferase translates to MDAEQFTVRAARPEEDAAIAALVIEGFIDKFRPIFRNGMDRSIRIMQRWIELEHEVGGVRSLVIEDPAGGGIAASVGIRLSEPREDLLSRRLWGVFRRNLGFFHTLWATTLLSYPRYTTSPEEAYVERLVVAPGFRRRGLARSLLDASERTASEARKRSVGLHVSCNNLPALLLYESAGYREVSRQRSLLTARFLGIRAWIYMRKEPLT, encoded by the coding sequence ATGGACGCCGAACAGTTCACCGTGCGGGCGGCGAGGCCGGAGGAGGACGCGGCCATCGCCGCGCTCGTCATCGAGGGCTTTATAGACAAGTTCCGGCCCATCTTCCGCAACGGGATGGACCGCTCCATCCGCATCATGCAGCGCTGGATCGAGCTGGAGCACGAGGTCGGCGGCGTACGCTCGCTGGTGATAGAAGACCCCGCCGGAGGCGGCATCGCGGCGAGCGTCGGGATCCGGCTCTCCGAGCCCCGGGAGGACCTCCTCTCCCGGCGGCTGTGGGGGGTCTTCCGGAGGAACCTGGGCTTCTTTCACACCCTGTGGGCCACCACCCTCCTCTCCTACCCCCGCTACACCACCTCGCCGGAGGAGGCCTACGTGGAGCGGCTGGTGGTCGCCCCGGGCTTCAGGAGGAGGGGGCTCGCGCGAAGCCTGCTCGACGCCTCCGAGAGGACGGCCTCGGAGGCGCGAAAGCGCTCGGTCGGGCTGCACGTCAGCTGCAACAACCTCCCGGCCCTGCTGCTCTACGAGTCCGCCGGCTACCGGGAGGTCTCCCGCCAGAGGTCGCTGCTCACGGCGCGGTTTTTGGGGATCCGCGCCTGGATCTACATGCGCAAGGAACCCCTCACCTAG
- a CDS encoding ABC transporter permease has product MSKIYLPSPRGAFRVWQRDLTVFRKFWKAALMPNFIEPFFYLAALGLGLGAFVRDINGQDYIQYIAPGLLASNAMFAASFESTFNTFVKLKFDKVYDAIIATPVNAEDIVVGEYLWAGTRAALYGTAFTAVIAALGLVHSPWALLLPPFLFLVGLMFSVMGTLFTSLIKSIDFYAYYFTLAVTPMFLFSGIFFPIEGFPAPVPQLAWMTPLYHAVNVCRELAGGPSPGVLVDVAWIAVFTGVLFLIPVQIMRRRLIS; this is encoded by the coding sequence TTGAGTAAGATCTACCTTCCCTCGCCCCGCGGGGCGTTCCGGGTCTGGCAGCGCGACCTCACGGTGTTCCGGAAGTTCTGGAAGGCGGCGCTCATGCCGAACTTCATCGAGCCGTTCTTCTATCTGGCCGCGCTCGGGCTGGGGCTCGGGGCCTTTGTGCGGGACATCAACGGCCAGGACTACATCCAGTACATAGCGCCGGGGCTCCTCGCCAGCAACGCCATGTTCGCCGCCTCCTTCGAGAGCACCTTCAACACCTTCGTGAAGCTGAAGTTCGACAAGGTCTACGACGCGATAATAGCCACCCCGGTCAACGCCGAGGACATCGTGGTCGGGGAGTACCTGTGGGCCGGGACCCGCGCGGCCCTCTACGGGACGGCCTTCACGGCGGTCATCGCCGCGCTCGGGCTGGTGCACTCTCCCTGGGCGCTGCTCCTCCCGCCTTTCCTGTTCCTGGTGGGGCTGATGTTCAGCGTGATGGGGACCCTGTTCACCAGCCTCATAAAGAGCATAGACTTCTACGCCTACTACTTCACGCTGGCGGTCACCCCGATGTTCCTCTTCTCCGGGATCTTCTTCCCCATCGAGGGCTTCCCCGCCCCGGTGCCGCAGCTGGCGTGGATGACCCCGCTCTACCACGCGGTGAACGTCTGCCGCGAGCTGGCGGGGGGCCCCTCGCCGGGGGTGCTGGTGGACGTGGCGTGGATAGCGGTCTTCACCGGCGTCCTGTTCCTGATCCCGGTGCAGATAATGCGCCGGCGGCTCATCAGCTAG
- a CDS encoding ABC transporter ATP-binding protein codes for MEAGAGRGSGRAATLVARGLTKSYDGFRAVKGVDFEVYEGECFGFLGPNGAGKTTTMKMIYGAAVPSGGHLEVAGLDVRGDVRAVKRRIGVVPQEDNLDEELEVLENLLVFGRYFDLPGKLVRQRAEELLDFVQLSERAGAKVEELSGGMKRRLLIARALVNNPELVVLDEPTTGLDPQARHLVWEKLRQLKAGGTTLVLTTHYMDEAAQLCDRLVIMDGGRIIASGTPRRLIEENTSPEVLEFRPPPERLGELQELLEREAEHVERSADLLLAYTSDAETLERRVRESGVPIENTLYRRASLEDVFLRLTGRRLVE; via the coding sequence TTGGAAGCGGGTGCCGGACGAGGATCCGGCCGCGCCGCCACGCTGGTGGCGCGCGGCCTCACCAAGAGCTACGACGGCTTCCGGGCCGTGAAGGGCGTGGACTTCGAGGTCTACGAGGGGGAGTGCTTCGGCTTTCTCGGCCCCAACGGGGCGGGGAAGACCACGACGATGAAGATGATCTACGGGGCCGCGGTGCCGTCCGGCGGGCATCTGGAGGTGGCGGGGCTCGACGTGCGGGGGGACGTGCGGGCGGTGAAGCGGCGCATCGGCGTGGTTCCGCAGGAGGACAACCTGGACGAGGAGCTGGAGGTGCTGGAGAACCTCCTGGTCTTCGGCCGGTACTTCGACCTGCCGGGCAAGCTCGTCCGGCAGCGGGCGGAGGAGCTGCTCGACTTCGTGCAGCTCTCCGAGCGGGCGGGGGCCAAGGTGGAGGAGCTCTCCGGCGGGATGAAGCGGCGGCTGCTCATCGCCCGCGCGCTCGTAAACAACCCCGAGCTGGTGGTGCTCGACGAGCCCACCACCGGTCTCGACCCGCAGGCCCGCCACCTCGTGTGGGAGAAGCTCCGGCAGCTCAAGGCCGGGGGGACCACGCTCGTGCTCACCACCCACTACATGGACGAGGCCGCCCAGCTGTGCGACCGGCTGGTCATCATGGACGGCGGCAGGATCATCGCCTCCGGGACGCCGCGGCGGCTCATAGAGGAGAACACCTCGCCGGAGGTGCTGGAGTTCAGGCCGCCTCCGGAGCGGCTCGGGGAGCTGCAGGAGCTGCTGGAGCGGGAGGCCGAGCACGTCGAGCGCAGCGCCGACCTGCTGCTCGCCTACACCAGCGACGCGGAGACGCTGGAGCGCCGGGTGCGGGAGTCGGGCGTCCCCATCGAGAACACCCTCTACCGGCGGGCCAGCCTGGAGGACGTGTTTCTGCGCCTGACCGGGAGGAGGCTCGTTGAGTAA
- a CDS encoding class E sortase: protein MVPRRNTRFMKRSDRRKFRRRRQRAGFALFSLAVLSVLGVMMLFGTETGRQTGGEEQRLVRAELPKVEQAPEVAQAEKKKEEGAEKAGEEGERQKKKEEPKKEEGSGGREQASIMEDPPDPPTNDLWLTVPKMGRYRDYVANTSDPAAMDQGAIKLPETGFPWQPNANTYIAAHVLGYSGTGSYLQFANLPNMTYGDKIILEDANGTKYVYEVTEILEVTPYDVWVTNPVPGKDMVSLQTCINPPAYDMRLVVRGERVDVIPA from the coding sequence ATGGTTCCCAGGCGTAACACCAGGTTTATGAAGCGGTCTGACCGGAGGAAGTTCAGGCGCCGGCGCCAGCGGGCCGGCTTTGCGCTCTTCTCGCTCGCCGTGCTCTCGGTGCTGGGGGTGATGATGCTCTTCGGCACCGAGACGGGCCGGCAGACGGGCGGCGAGGAGCAGCGCCTGGTGCGCGCCGAGCTGCCCAAGGTGGAGCAGGCGCCGGAGGTCGCGCAGGCGGAGAAGAAGAAGGAGGAGGGCGCGGAGAAGGCCGGGGAGGAGGGCGAGCGCCAGAAGAAGAAAGAGGAGCCGAAGAAGGAGGAGGGCTCCGGGGGGAGGGAGCAGGCCTCCATCATGGAGGACCCGCCCGACCCGCCGACCAACGACCTGTGGCTCACGGTGCCCAAGATGGGCCGCTACCGCGACTACGTGGCCAACACGAGCGACCCGGCGGCCATGGACCAGGGGGCCATAAAGCTTCCCGAGACCGGCTTTCCCTGGCAGCCCAACGCCAACACCTACATCGCGGCGCACGTCCTCGGCTACTCCGGGACCGGCAGCTACCTGCAGTTCGCCAACCTGCCCAACATGACCTACGGGGACAAGATCATCCTGGAGGACGCCAACGGCACCAAGTACGTCTACGAGGTCACCGAGATCCTCGAGGTCACCCCCTACGACGTCTGGGTGACCAACCCGGTCCCCGGCAAGGACATGGTCTCGCTGCAGACCTGCATAAACCCGCCCGCCTACGACATGCGGCTCGTGGTGCGGGGCGAGCGGGTGGACGTGATCCCGGCCTAA
- a CDS encoding ADP-ribosylglycohydrolase family protein, translating to MERLERYRGSLLGLAVGDALGAQVEFMPRGGFEPVTGMDRRTVHGNPPGSWTDDTSMALCLAESLVERGGMDPADQLGRYVRWWREGHLSSTGECFDIGNTTREALSRFERTGETRSGPADPYSAGNGSIMRLAPVPLFFADDPEEAVRRSGESSLTTHGAREAVDACRYLGALIAAAANGAGKEELLSAKIALPEDLAPRVAGVAGGSFRRKGGAEIRGSGYVVESLEAALWAFHNSASFEEGALLAVNLGDDADTTGAVYGQLAGAFYGAGAIPEAWLDTIALREEIEALAQRLHEAARRRSAPG from the coding sequence ATGGAGCGGCTAGAGCGCTACCGGGGCTCGCTCCTCGGCCTCGCCGTCGGGGACGCGCTGGGGGCGCAGGTAGAGTTCATGCCCCGCGGGGGCTTCGAGCCCGTGACCGGCATGGACCGGCGGACGGTCCACGGCAACCCTCCGGGTTCCTGGACCGACGACACCTCCATGGCGCTCTGCCTGGCCGAGAGCCTGGTCGAGCGCGGCGGCATGGACCCCGCCGACCAGCTCGGGCGGTACGTCCGGTGGTGGCGCGAGGGGCACCTCAGCAGCACCGGGGAGTGCTTCGACATCGGCAACACGACGCGGGAGGCGCTCTCGCGCTTCGAGCGCACGGGAGAGACGCGCAGCGGCCCGGCGGACCCGTACTCGGCGGGGAACGGCTCGATCATGCGCCTGGCCCCGGTGCCGCTGTTCTTCGCGGACGACCCGGAGGAGGCCGTCCGGCGCTCGGGGGAGAGCTCGCTCACCACGCACGGGGCGCGCGAGGCGGTGGACGCCTGCCGCTACCTCGGCGCGCTCATCGCCGCCGCGGCGAACGGAGCGGGCAAGGAGGAACTCCTCTCCGCAAAGATCGCACTTCCGGAAGACCTGGCCCCGAGGGTGGCCGGGGTCGCGGGCGGCTCGTTCAGGCGGAAGGGCGGGGCGGAGATCCGGGGCTCCGGCTACGTGGTCGAGTCGCTCGAGGCCGCGCTGTGGGCCTTCCACAACTCCGCTTCTTTCGAGGAGGGCGCGCTGCTCGCCGTCAACCTCGGCGACGACGCCGACACCACGGGCGCGGTCTACGGCCAGCTCGCGGGGGCGTTCTACGGCGCGGGCGCCATCCCGGAGGCCTGGCTGGACACCATAGCCCTGAGGGAGGAGATAGAGGCCCTGGCGCAGCGCCTCCACGAGGCCGCGCGCCGGCGCTCCGCCCCCGGCTGA
- a CDS encoding cyclin-dependent kinase inhibitor 3 family protein produces the protein MRTSDSCPIKADFLPQEALGLPGGLGMTLAPGVKDLNWDRDAAKDLRRLKEAFGADVLVSLMEDFEYERYGMGGREGFFESAREAGLKVRHFPILDVDVPRPEQDEEYAEYIGDIIGDLREGKTVIVHCRGGIGRTGTVAASVLVGLGHEPDEAIRIVREARSPRMLEVAWQEEYVRQFARRNLGRWSG, from the coding sequence GTGCGCACCTCCGACTCGTGCCCGATCAAGGCGGACTTCCTCCCGCAGGAGGCGCTGGGCCTGCCGGGCGGGCTCGGCATGACCCTGGCGCCCGGGGTGAAGGACCTGAACTGGGACAGGGACGCGGCGAAGGACCTGCGCCGCCTGAAGGAGGCGTTCGGCGCGGACGTCCTGGTCTCGCTGATGGAGGACTTCGAGTACGAGAGGTACGGGATGGGAGGCAGGGAGGGGTTCTTCGAGAGCGCCCGGGAAGCGGGCCTTAAGGTGCGCCACTTCCCCATCCTGGACGTGGACGTGCCGCGCCCCGAGCAGGACGAGGAGTACGCCGAGTACATCGGGGATATCATCGGCGACCTCCGGGAGGGGAAGACCGTGATCGTCCACTGCCGGGGCGGCATAGGGCGCACGGGGACGGTGGCGGCCTCGGTGCTGGTAGGCCTGGGCCACGAGCCCGACGAGGCCATCCGGATCGTGCGCGAGGCCCGCAGCCCCCGGATGCTCGAGGTCGCCTGGCAGGAGGAGTACGTCCGCCAGTTCGCAAGGAGAAACCTGGGAAGATGGAGCGGCTAG
- a CDS encoding MogA/MoaB family molybdenum cofactor biosynthesis protein has translation MSESVERHRREAPEGVRVAVLTISDTRTPETDTGGDVAQEILERAGHEVVARHIVKDEPSSIRTALVDLLARKEVDAVITTGGTGISGRDTTYEVAERLIHKRLDGFGEIFRTLSYQEVGSAAILSRAIAGTVGSKFVACLPGSRNAVRLAAEKLLAPELSHVVFELRKHEKGR, from the coding sequence GTGAGCGAGAGCGTCGAGAGGCACCGCCGCGAGGCCCCCGAGGGGGTCAGGGTGGCGGTGCTCACCATAAGCGACACCCGCACCCCGGAGACCGACACCGGGGGGGACGTCGCCCAGGAGATCCTCGAGCGGGCCGGGCACGAGGTCGTGGCCCGCCACATCGTCAAGGACGAGCCCTCCAGCATCCGGACCGCGCTGGTAGACCTCCTCGCCCGCAAGGAGGTGGACGCGGTGATCACCACCGGCGGCACCGGCATCTCCGGGCGCGACACCACCTACGAGGTGGCCGAACGGCTCATACACAAGCGGCTGGACGGGTTCGGCGAGATCTTCCGGACCCTCTCCTACCAGGAGGTGGGATCCGCGGCGATCCTGAGCCGGGCCATCGCCGGCACGGTGGGCTCGAAGTTCGTCGCCTGCTTGCCGGGCTCGCGCAACGCCGTCCGGCTGGCCGCGGAGAAGCTGCTGGCCCCCGAGCTCTCGCACGTGGTCTTCGAGCTCCGCAAGCACGAGAAAGGCAGGTAG
- a CDS encoding MBL fold metallo-hydrolase, translated as MILQKLTVGTFQENCYILGDEASGSGALVDPGDEAVRIALAVEQTGLEIEKILLTHAHIDHVGAVASLVEEYGCPVLAHRESEPLLEQLPTQALMMGLRFGKVPRLDGYIEDRERVEVGGLTLEALYTPGHAPGHLAFYLESEGALLSGDALFAGSVGRTDLPGGDAGLLMRSIKERMLVLPDETVVHPGHGPQTTIGNERAYNPFLQQGGGIL; from the coding sequence ATGATCCTGCAGAAGCTCACCGTCGGGACCTTTCAGGAGAACTGCTACATCCTCGGCGACGAGGCCAGCGGCTCCGGGGCGCTGGTCGACCCCGGCGACGAGGCCGTCAGGATCGCCCTCGCCGTCGAGCAGACGGGGCTGGAGATAGAGAAGATCCTGCTCACCCACGCCCACATAGACCACGTGGGGGCGGTCGCCTCCCTGGTCGAGGAGTACGGCTGCCCGGTCCTCGCCCACCGCGAGTCGGAGCCGCTGCTCGAGCAGCTCCCCACCCAGGCCCTCATGATGGGCCTCCGCTTCGGCAAGGTCCCCAGGCTGGACGGCTACATCGAGGACAGGGAGCGGGTCGAGGTGGGCGGCCTCACCCTCGAGGCGCTCTACACGCCGGGCCACGCCCCCGGGCACCTGGCCTTCTACCTGGAGAGCGAGGGGGCGCTCCTCTCGGGGGACGCCCTGTTCGCCGGGAGCGTCGGCCGAACCGACCTTCCGGGCGGCGACGCCGGGCTGCTCATGCGCTCCATAAAGGAGCGCATGCTGGTCCTGCCCGACGAGACCGTCGTGCACCCGGGGCACGGCCCCCAGACGACCATCGGCAACGAGCGCGCCTACAACCCGTTTCTGCAGCAGGGAGGTGGCATCCTGTGA
- a CDS encoding leucyl aminopeptidase — protein MVEIRINTAAPEEVPTPLLAVGVRAGASPPGRLAEVAAPAISGGDFSGREGETALLYAGGAIAAQRLLLVGLGEDGPPSPEALRKTAAAAARRARSSGAREAALVVEGGGEEVRAAAEGALLGLYRFSRYKSNREEGGALEKLELLVDGAREEEARDGARVGRAAAAAAALARDLANEPSNTATPEYLAERAREIARRHGMGCTVLDREGIEEEGLAGLAAVGRAAQNEPRFIALEHRRGGEAPPVVLVGKAVTFDSGGISLKPSSGMEDMKFDMSGGAAVLGAMEAVGALELPLNVVALVPATENLPGGRAFKPGDVLRFRSGKTAEIVSTDAEGRLILADALSYARRYNPAAVVDCATLTGACVVALGHHASGLMGNDERLISEVRAAGEAVGERAWPMPLFEEYTEQIKGDVADIKNSGGRPAGALTAGAFLKEFVDYPWAHLDIAGTAYTKKDGGYRTKGATGIPARLLVEFLIRRAEEAA, from the coding sequence TTGGTCGAGATCCGGATAAACACCGCCGCTCCGGAGGAGGTCCCCACCCCCCTTCTGGCGGTGGGGGTGCGCGCGGGGGCCTCGCCGCCGGGGCGGCTGGCGGAGGTCGCGGCCCCGGCCATCTCCGGCGGGGACTTCTCGGGCAGGGAGGGCGAGACCGCCCTCCTGTACGCGGGCGGCGCCATCGCCGCGCAGCGGCTCCTCCTGGTGGGGCTCGGGGAGGACGGCCCGCCCTCCCCGGAAGCGCTGCGAAAGACCGCGGCCGCGGCGGCCCGGAGGGCCCGCTCCTCGGGCGCGCGGGAGGCCGCGCTCGTGGTGGAGGGCGGCGGAGAGGAGGTCCGGGCCGCCGCCGAGGGGGCCCTGCTCGGCCTCTACAGGTTCTCCCGCTACAAGAGCAACCGCGAAGAGGGCGGCGCGCTGGAGAAGCTGGAGCTGCTCGTGGACGGGGCCCGCGAGGAGGAGGCCCGGGACGGGGCGCGCGTCGGGCGCGCCGCGGCCGCCGCGGCCGCCCTGGCCCGCGACCTGGCCAACGAGCCCTCCAACACCGCCACCCCGGAGTACCTGGCCGAACGGGCGCGCGAGATCGCCCGGCGCCACGGCATGGGCTGCACCGTCCTCGACCGCGAGGGGATAGAGGAAGAGGGCCTCGCCGGGCTCGCCGCCGTGGGGCGGGCCGCGCAGAACGAGCCGCGCTTCATCGCGCTGGAGCACCGCCGGGGCGGGGAGGCGCCGCCGGTCGTGCTGGTGGGCAAGGCCGTCACCTTCGACTCCGGCGGGATCTCCCTGAAGCCCTCCTCCGGCATGGAGGACATGAAGTTCGACATGAGCGGCGGGGCCGCCGTGCTGGGGGCCATGGAGGCGGTGGGGGCCCTGGAGCTTCCGCTCAACGTCGTCGCCCTCGTCCCGGCCACCGAGAACCTGCCCGGCGGCCGGGCCTTCAAGCCCGGCGACGTTCTGCGGTTCCGCTCCGGGAAGACCGCCGAGATCGTCTCCACCGACGCGGAGGGACGCCTGATCCTGGCCGACGCCCTCTCCTACGCCCGCCGCTACAACCCCGCCGCCGTGGTCGACTGCGCCACGCTCACCGGGGCCTGCGTGGTGGCCCTCGGCCACCACGCCTCCGGCCTGATGGGCAACGACGAGCGCCTCATCTCCGAGGTGCGCGCCGCCGGGGAGGCCGTGGGGGAGCGCGCCTGGCCTATGCCCCTCTTCGAGGAGTACACCGAGCAGATAAAGGGGGATGTGGCCGACATAAAGAACAGCGGCGGGCGTCCCGCCGGGGCCCTGACCGCCGGGGCCTTCCTCAAGGAGTTCGTCGACTACCCCTGGGCCCACCTGGACATCGCCGGGACCGCCTACACGAAGAAGGACGGCGGCTACCGGACCAAGGGAGCCACCGGCATCCCGGCCAGGCTCCTCGTCGAGTTCCTCATCAGACGGGCGGAGGAGGCCGCATGA
- a CDS encoding glutamine synthetase family protein, with translation MSEITRENVVREARERNVKFIRLWFTDILGTLKSFAITIDELEDALDGGMGFDGSSITGFNAIEESDMIAMPDISTFKIIPWSPKDAPTARMICDVRTPEGDPYVGDPRYVLRRALERAHEMGFDNFYCGPELEFFYFKDSSAPEPLDYGSYFDLTTLDAATALRRDTVLALQELGIDVEYSHHEVGVSQHEIDLRYDDALSMADAVMTYKTVVKEIATQHGVYATFMPKPIQNQNGSGMHTHQSLFSNGRNAFFDPDDEYFLSETAKQFIAGQLRHAREISIIFAQYVNSYKRLVPGYEAPVYIAWSRRNRSALVRVPLYHPGKEQATRVELRCPDPAANIYLCFAALLHAGLEGIEKGYELPEPMERNLYHLTHEEREKLGIQSLPEDLGEAIKEAENSELLHKTLGDHVYNRLLQLKREEFEEYRVQVTPYELQRYLPVL, from the coding sequence ATGAGCGAGATCACGCGCGAAAACGTCGTACGGGAGGCCCGGGAGAGGAACGTCAAGTTCATTCGGCTGTGGTTCACCGACATCCTCGGCACCCTAAAGAGCTTCGCCATCACCATCGACGAGCTGGAGGACGCCCTCGACGGCGGGATGGGCTTCGACGGCTCCTCCATCACCGGCTTCAACGCCATAGAGGAGTCGGACATGATCGCCATGCCCGACATCTCCACCTTCAAGATCATCCCGTGGAGCCCCAAGGACGCCCCGACGGCCCGCATGATCTGCGACGTGAGGACCCCTGAGGGCGACCCCTACGTCGGCGACCCGCGCTACGTGCTGCGCCGGGCGCTGGAGCGGGCCCACGAGATGGGCTTCGACAACTTCTACTGCGGCCCCGAGCTGGAGTTCTTCTACTTCAAGGACTCCAGCGCCCCCGAGCCGCTGGACTACGGCAGCTACTTCGACCTGACCACGCTGGACGCGGCCACCGCGCTGCGGCGGGACACGGTGCTCGCCCTGCAGGAGCTGGGCATAGACGTGGAGTACTCCCACCACGAGGTCGGGGTAAGCCAGCACGAGATAGACCTCCGCTACGACGACGCCCTCTCCATGGCCGACGCCGTCATGACCTACAAGACGGTGGTCAAGGAGATCGCCACCCAGCACGGGGTCTACGCCACCTTCATGCCCAAGCCCATCCAGAACCAGAACGGCTCCGGGATGCACACCCATCAGAGCCTCTTCTCCAACGGGCGCAACGCGTTCTTCGACCCCGACGACGAGTACTTCCTCTCCGAGACCGCCAAGCAGTTCATCGCCGGGCAGCTCAGGCACGCGCGCGAGATCTCGATCATCTTCGCCCAGTACGTGAACTCCTACAAGCGGCTGGTCCCCGGCTACGAGGCCCCGGTCTACATCGCCTGGAGCCGCCGCAACCGCTCGGCGCTGGTGCGCGTCCCGCTCTACCACCCGGGCAAGGAGCAGGCCACCCGGGTGGAGCTCCGCTGCCCGGACCCCGCGGCGAACATCTACCTGTGCTTCGCCGCCCTGCTGCACGCGGGCCTGGAGGGGATCGAGAAGGGCTACGAGCTGCCCGAGCCGATGGAGCGCAACCTCTACCACCTCACCCACGAGGAGCGGGAGAAGCTCGGCATCCAGAGCCTCCCCGAGGATCTCGGCGAGGCGATAAAGGAGGCCGAGAACTCGGAGCTTCTGCACAAGACGCTCGGGGACCACGTCTACAACCGCCTCCTGCAGCTCAAGCGCGAGGAGTTCGAGGAGTACCGGGTGCAGGTCACCCCCTACGAGCTGCAGCGCTACCTGCCGGTCCTCTAG
- a CDS encoding ABC transporter permease: MTERPEDRPHERRRTGPLGDDPEEASGGASGEEPTRRVPLGEGEEERTSRVPHRDEEEARETRVIRTPGATEEREVPYPRGYFEAAEEREARLRDMYGGVDWLAGFLGFVFAAVCGAFFSLVGGLVLGPFGGVDLSGASQLGPAAITGLAILALLIFVTYLFGGYVAGRLARFDGGRNGALTVLFTAVVAVLLVVVGGFLPGAAGEAVRDLIQGTVMPALGGVAGAGAVGLAVLAGAVVVALLGGILGGRLGSRYHSQIDRTT, from the coding sequence ATGACCGAGAGGCCGGAGGACAGACCGCACGAGCGCCGCAGGACGGGGCCTCTGGGCGACGACCCGGAGGAGGCTTCCGGCGGCGCCTCCGGGGAGGAGCCGACGCGCAGGGTGCCGCTCGGCGAGGGCGAGGAGGAGCGCACCTCGCGGGTCCCTCACCGCGACGAGGAGGAGGCCCGGGAGACCCGCGTTATCCGGACGCCCGGGGCGACGGAGGAGCGGGAGGTGCCCTACCCCCGGGGGTACTTTGAGGCGGCCGAGGAGCGGGAGGCGCGGCTGCGGGACATGTACGGCGGGGTGGACTGGCTCGCGGGGTTTCTCGGCTTCGTGTTCGCCGCCGTGTGCGGGGCGTTCTTCTCCCTGGTCGGGGGGCTGGTGCTCGGACCCTTCGGGGGCGTCGACCTCTCCGGGGCGTCCCAACTCGGCCCTGCCGCGATAACCGGGCTGGCGATCCTGGCGCTCCTGATCTTCGTGACCTACCTGTTCGGGGGCTACGTGGCCGGGCGGCTGGCCCGCTTCGACGGCGGGCGCAACGGGGCCCTGACGGTGCTCTTCACGGCGGTGGTGGCCGTGCTGCTGGTGGTGGTCGGGGGCTTTCTGCCCGGCGCCGCGGGGGAAGCGGTGCGCGACCTCATCCAGGGCACGGTCATGCCCGCCCTGGGCGGGGTCGCCGGGGCCGGGGCGGTGGGGCTCGCCGTGCTCGCGGGCGCGGTGGTCGTGGCCCTGCTCGGGGGCATCCTGGGCGGCCGGCTCGGCAGCCGCTACCACTCCCAGATCGACCGCACGACCTGA